In Rhododendron vialii isolate Sample 1 chromosome 9a, ASM3025357v1, the following are encoded in one genomic region:
- the LOC131301666 gene encoding ADP-ribosylation factor GTPase-activating protein AGD2-like isoform X1, with protein sequence MGAFINLDDSPMFQKQVHCLEHTAEELKDRCQRLFKGCKKFMESLGEACNGDTAFADSLEAFGAGQDDPISVSIGGPVLSKFISAFRELATYKELLRTQVEHVLIDRLTHFLSVDLQEAKDSRRRFDKAINGYDQAREKFSYLKKSTRDDIVSEQEEDLHNSKSAFERSRFNLVTALMNVEAKKKYEFLESFSAIMDAHLRYFKLVRFSNCKGYELLSQLEPFIHQVLTYAQQSKELANAEQDNLAKRIQEFRTQAEVDQLRASSNVNASTSAVGINGVGMSSNKIIEAIMQSTAKGEVRTIKQGYLLKHSSSLRADWKRRFFVLDGHGTLYYYRNKGAKPGASPSFQSFSSMEQNSRVFGRFRPRHRRTSSLGEENLAYRTVDLQTSTIKIDADDTDLRLCFRIISPSKTYTLQAENEAERIDWMNKITGVIASLLNSHLQQLHTGRTDMENNNARGGVCYDVRLLDDHGNFPDAMKVNELASVSKVLREIPGNNLCAECGSPDPDWASLNLGILMCIECSGVHRNLGVHISKVRSITLDVKVWEPTILDLFRILGNAYCNSIWEELLLPENDRTGESNAFLSITKPGPTDASHQKEKYIHAKYAEKLLVNKAERASSIPSLAASIWEAVKTNNLQEVYRRIVRSEENIINTTYDDVVSVKLSHHDGEDEPNEGFHAAQKKQYDPVACQKIKDFSKPEDCLHGCSLFHLACHCGNPVMLELLLQFGADINRCDYHGRTPLHHCIAKRNNQLAKFLLKRGARASIKDGGGLVVLERAMEMGAITDEELFVLLSES encoded by the exons GGAATCTCTGGGAGAAGCATGTAATGGAGACACTGCCTTTGCAGACTCGTTAGAAGCATTCGGTGCTGGCCAAGATGATCCTATCAGTGTATCCATAGGAG GTCCAGTCTTATCCAAGTTCATTTCTGCATTTCGTGAGCTTGCTACTTATAAGGAGCTTCTTCGTACACAA GTAGAGCATGTTTTGATTGATCGTCTCACACACTTTTTGTCTGTTGATCTGCAAGAGGCAAAG GACTCCCGTCGACGATTTGACAAAGCTATAAATGGTTATGATCAG GCCCGAGAAAAGTTTTCATATTTGAAGAAGAGCACAAGGGACGACATTGTGTCGGAACAAGAAGAG GATCTACATAACTCAAAGTCAGCATTTGAGAGGAGCCGCTTTAATCTA GTAACTGCTCTAATGAATGTTGAAGCTAAAAAGAAATATGAGTTCTTGGAGTCTTTCAGTGCAATTATGGATGCTCATCTGAGATACTTTAAGTTGGTGCGTTTCTCAAATTGTAAG GGATATGAGTTGCTAAGCCAGTTGGAGCCATTCATTCACCAG GTGTTGACATATGCGCAACAATCTAAAGAACTGGCCAACGCCGAGCAAGATAATCTTGCAAAAAGAATCCAAGAGTTCAGAACACAAGCAGAGGTGGATCAGTTACGAGCTTCCAGTAATGTTAACGCCTCAACAAGTGCTGTTGGCATAAACGGTGTTGGAATGAGTTCTAACAAAATCATAGAAGCAATTATGCAGTCCACTGCAAAAGGGGAG GTCCGAACAATCAAGCAAGGATATCTCTTAAAACattcctccagcttgagggCCGATTGGAAGAGGCGATTCTTTGTCCTCGACGGTCATGGGACTTTGTACTATTATAGAAATAAGGGTGCCAAACCTGGG GCCTCCCCCTCATTTCAATCATTTAGTTCAATGGAGCAAAATAGTCGGGTATTTGGAAGATTTCGGCCAAGGCACCGTAGGACATCATCTCTTGGTGAGGAAAACTTGGCTTATCGTACTGTTGATCTTCAAACTTCGACCATAAAAATTGATGCGGACGATACAGATCTACGGCTTTGCTTCAGAATAATTTCCCCCTCAAAAACTTACACATTGCAG GCTGAAAATGAAGCTGAGAGAATTGACTGGATGAACAAAATCACAGGAGTTATTGCGTCACTATTGAATTCTCACTTGCAGCAG CTTCATACAGGGAGAACTGATATGGAAAATAACAATGCTCGTGGTGGCGTTTGTTATGATGTTCGATTACTTGATGACCACGGAAACTTTCCTGATGCCATGAAAGTTAATGAACTGGCCAGCGTATCTAAGGTTCTGAGAGAAATTCCTGGAAATAATCTTTGCGCGGAATGTGGTTCTCCTGATCCTGATTGGGCATCTTTAAATCTTGGCATTTTGATGTGCATCGAATGCTCAGGCGTTCACCGGAACCTTGGTGTTCACATctcaaag GTCAGGTCTATAACATTGGATGTCAAGGTTTGGGAACCTACTATCTTGGATTTATTCCGGATTTTGGGCAATGCTTATTGTAATTCTATATGGGAGGAGTTGTTGCTACCTGAGAATGACAG AACAGGTGAATCAAATGCTTTCTTGTCAATTACAAAACCAGGGCCCACAGATGCTAGTCACCAAAAGGAGAAGTACATTCACGCTAAG TATGCAGAAAAACTGCTAGTCAATAAAGCAGAAAGGGCATCTAGCATTCCTTCTCTTGCTGCTAGCATTTGGGAAGCAGTTAAGACTAATAACTTGCAGGAAGTGTATCGCCGTATTGTGAGATCAGAGGAGAACATCATCAACACCACCTATGATGACGTTGTCAGTGTCAAGTTGTCTCACCATGATGGTGAAGACGAACCCAACGAAGGCTTTCATGCTGCGCAAAAGAAACAATACGATCCAGTGGCCTGCCAGAAAATTAAGGATTTCAGCAAGCCTGAAGACTGTCTTCACGGATGTTCGTTGTTTCATCTGGCATGTCACTGTGGCAATCCAGTGATGCTTGAGCTGTTGCTGCAATTTGGTGCAGACATAAACAGGTGTGACTACCATGGAAGAACTCCACTGCATCATTGCATTGCCAAAAGAAACAACCAATTGGCCAAGTTTCTACTTAAGAG AGGCGCGCGTGCATCGATCAAAGATGGTGGGGGCCTAGTTGTGCTGGAAAGGGCTATGGAGATGGGAGCCATAACTGATGAGGagctttttgttttgctttccgAGTCCTAG
- the LOC131301666 gene encoding ADP-ribosylation factor GTPase-activating protein AGD2-like isoform X3 — MGAFINLDDSPMFQKQVHCLEHTAEELKDRCQRLFKGCKKFMESLGEACNGDTAFADSLEAFGAGQDDPISVSIGGPVLSKFISAFRELATYKELLRTQVEHVLIDRLTHFLSVDLQEAKDSRRRFDKAINGYDQAREKFSYLKKSTRDDIVSEQEEDLHNSKSAFERSRFNLVTALMNVEAKKKYEFLESFSAIMDAHLRYFKLVRFSNCKGYELLSQLEPFIHQVLTYAQQSKELANAEQDNLAKRIQEFRTQAEVDQLRASSNVNASTSAVGINGVGMSSNKIIEAIMQSTAKGEVRTIKQGYLLKHSSSLRADWKRRFFVLDGHGTLYYYRNKGAKPGASPSFQSFSSMEQNSRVFGRFRPRHRRTSSLDLRLCFRIISPSKTYTLQAENEAERIDWMNKITGVIASLLNSHLQQLHTGRTDMENNNARGGVCYDVRLLDDHGNFPDAMKVNELASVSKVLREIPGNNLCAECGSPDPDWASLNLGILMCIECSGVHRNLGVHISKVRSITLDVKVWEPTILDLFRILGNAYCNSIWEELLLPENDRTGESNAFLSITKPGPTDASHQKEKYIHAKYAEKLLVNKAERASSIPSLAASIWEAVKTNNLQEVYRRIVRSEENIINTTYDDVVSVKLSHHDGEDEPNEGFHAAQKKQYDPVACQKIKDFSKPEDCLHGCSLFHLACHCGNPVMLELLLQFGADINRCDYHGRTPLHHCIAKRNNQLAKFLLKRGARASIKDGGGLVVLERAMEMGAITDEELFVLLSES; from the exons GGAATCTCTGGGAGAAGCATGTAATGGAGACACTGCCTTTGCAGACTCGTTAGAAGCATTCGGTGCTGGCCAAGATGATCCTATCAGTGTATCCATAGGAG GTCCAGTCTTATCCAAGTTCATTTCTGCATTTCGTGAGCTTGCTACTTATAAGGAGCTTCTTCGTACACAA GTAGAGCATGTTTTGATTGATCGTCTCACACACTTTTTGTCTGTTGATCTGCAAGAGGCAAAG GACTCCCGTCGACGATTTGACAAAGCTATAAATGGTTATGATCAG GCCCGAGAAAAGTTTTCATATTTGAAGAAGAGCACAAGGGACGACATTGTGTCGGAACAAGAAGAG GATCTACATAACTCAAAGTCAGCATTTGAGAGGAGCCGCTTTAATCTA GTAACTGCTCTAATGAATGTTGAAGCTAAAAAGAAATATGAGTTCTTGGAGTCTTTCAGTGCAATTATGGATGCTCATCTGAGATACTTTAAGTTGGTGCGTTTCTCAAATTGTAAG GGATATGAGTTGCTAAGCCAGTTGGAGCCATTCATTCACCAG GTGTTGACATATGCGCAACAATCTAAAGAACTGGCCAACGCCGAGCAAGATAATCTTGCAAAAAGAATCCAAGAGTTCAGAACACAAGCAGAGGTGGATCAGTTACGAGCTTCCAGTAATGTTAACGCCTCAACAAGTGCTGTTGGCATAAACGGTGTTGGAATGAGTTCTAACAAAATCATAGAAGCAATTATGCAGTCCACTGCAAAAGGGGAG GTCCGAACAATCAAGCAAGGATATCTCTTAAAACattcctccagcttgagggCCGATTGGAAGAGGCGATTCTTTGTCCTCGACGGTCATGGGACTTTGTACTATTATAGAAATAAGGGTGCCAAACCTGGG GCCTCCCCCTCATTTCAATCATTTAGTTCAATGGAGCAAAATAGTCGGGTATTTGGAAGATTTCGGCCAAGGCACCGTAGGACATCATCTCTTG ATCTACGGCTTTGCTTCAGAATAATTTCCCCCTCAAAAACTTACACATTGCAG GCTGAAAATGAAGCTGAGAGAATTGACTGGATGAACAAAATCACAGGAGTTATTGCGTCACTATTGAATTCTCACTTGCAGCAG CTTCATACAGGGAGAACTGATATGGAAAATAACAATGCTCGTGGTGGCGTTTGTTATGATGTTCGATTACTTGATGACCACGGAAACTTTCCTGATGCCATGAAAGTTAATGAACTGGCCAGCGTATCTAAGGTTCTGAGAGAAATTCCTGGAAATAATCTTTGCGCGGAATGTGGTTCTCCTGATCCTGATTGGGCATCTTTAAATCTTGGCATTTTGATGTGCATCGAATGCTCAGGCGTTCACCGGAACCTTGGTGTTCACATctcaaag GTCAGGTCTATAACATTGGATGTCAAGGTTTGGGAACCTACTATCTTGGATTTATTCCGGATTTTGGGCAATGCTTATTGTAATTCTATATGGGAGGAGTTGTTGCTACCTGAGAATGACAG AACAGGTGAATCAAATGCTTTCTTGTCAATTACAAAACCAGGGCCCACAGATGCTAGTCACCAAAAGGAGAAGTACATTCACGCTAAG TATGCAGAAAAACTGCTAGTCAATAAAGCAGAAAGGGCATCTAGCATTCCTTCTCTTGCTGCTAGCATTTGGGAAGCAGTTAAGACTAATAACTTGCAGGAAGTGTATCGCCGTATTGTGAGATCAGAGGAGAACATCATCAACACCACCTATGATGACGTTGTCAGTGTCAAGTTGTCTCACCATGATGGTGAAGACGAACCCAACGAAGGCTTTCATGCTGCGCAAAAGAAACAATACGATCCAGTGGCCTGCCAGAAAATTAAGGATTTCAGCAAGCCTGAAGACTGTCTTCACGGATGTTCGTTGTTTCATCTGGCATGTCACTGTGGCAATCCAGTGATGCTTGAGCTGTTGCTGCAATTTGGTGCAGACATAAACAGGTGTGACTACCATGGAAGAACTCCACTGCATCATTGCATTGCCAAAAGAAACAACCAATTGGCCAAGTTTCTACTTAAGAG AGGCGCGCGTGCATCGATCAAAGATGGTGGGGGCCTAGTTGTGCTGGAAAGGGCTATGGAGATGGGAGCCATAACTGATGAGGagctttttgttttgctttccgAGTCCTAG
- the LOC131301666 gene encoding ADP-ribosylation factor GTPase-activating protein AGD2-like isoform X4, translating into MGAFINLDDSPMFQKQVHCLEHTAEELKDRCQRLFKGCKKFMESLGEACNGDTAFADSLEAFGAGQDDPISVSIGGPVLSKFISAFRELATYKELLRTQVEHVLIDRLTHFLSVDLQEAKDSRRRFDKAINGYDQAREKFSYLKKSTRDDIVSEQEEDLHNSKSAFERSRFNLVTALMNVEAKKKYEFLESFSAIMDAHLRYFKLVRFSNCKGYELLSQLEPFIHQVLTYAQQSKELANAEQDNLAKRIQEFRTQAEVDQLRASSNVNASTSAVGINGVGMSSNKIIEAIMQSTAKGEVRTIKQGYLLKHSSSLRADWKRRFFVLDGHGTLYYYRNKGAKPGASPSFQSFSSMEQNSRVFGRFRPRHRRTSSLGEENLAYRTVDLQTSTIKIDADDTDLRLCFRIISPSKTYTLQAENEAERIDWMNKITGVIASLLNSHLQQLHTGRTDMENNNARGGVCYDVRLLDDHGNFPDAMKVNELASVSKVLREIPGNNLCAECGSPDPDWASLNLGILMCIECSGVHRNLGVHISKVRSITLDVKVWEPTILDLFRILGNAYCNSIWEELLLPENDRRSSYAEQVNQMLSCQLQNQGPQMLVTKRRSTFTLSMQKNC; encoded by the exons GGAATCTCTGGGAGAAGCATGTAATGGAGACACTGCCTTTGCAGACTCGTTAGAAGCATTCGGTGCTGGCCAAGATGATCCTATCAGTGTATCCATAGGAG GTCCAGTCTTATCCAAGTTCATTTCTGCATTTCGTGAGCTTGCTACTTATAAGGAGCTTCTTCGTACACAA GTAGAGCATGTTTTGATTGATCGTCTCACACACTTTTTGTCTGTTGATCTGCAAGAGGCAAAG GACTCCCGTCGACGATTTGACAAAGCTATAAATGGTTATGATCAG GCCCGAGAAAAGTTTTCATATTTGAAGAAGAGCACAAGGGACGACATTGTGTCGGAACAAGAAGAG GATCTACATAACTCAAAGTCAGCATTTGAGAGGAGCCGCTTTAATCTA GTAACTGCTCTAATGAATGTTGAAGCTAAAAAGAAATATGAGTTCTTGGAGTCTTTCAGTGCAATTATGGATGCTCATCTGAGATACTTTAAGTTGGTGCGTTTCTCAAATTGTAAG GGATATGAGTTGCTAAGCCAGTTGGAGCCATTCATTCACCAG GTGTTGACATATGCGCAACAATCTAAAGAACTGGCCAACGCCGAGCAAGATAATCTTGCAAAAAGAATCCAAGAGTTCAGAACACAAGCAGAGGTGGATCAGTTACGAGCTTCCAGTAATGTTAACGCCTCAACAAGTGCTGTTGGCATAAACGGTGTTGGAATGAGTTCTAACAAAATCATAGAAGCAATTATGCAGTCCACTGCAAAAGGGGAG GTCCGAACAATCAAGCAAGGATATCTCTTAAAACattcctccagcttgagggCCGATTGGAAGAGGCGATTCTTTGTCCTCGACGGTCATGGGACTTTGTACTATTATAGAAATAAGGGTGCCAAACCTGGG GCCTCCCCCTCATTTCAATCATTTAGTTCAATGGAGCAAAATAGTCGGGTATTTGGAAGATTTCGGCCAAGGCACCGTAGGACATCATCTCTTGGTGAGGAAAACTTGGCTTATCGTACTGTTGATCTTCAAACTTCGACCATAAAAATTGATGCGGACGATACAGATCTACGGCTTTGCTTCAGAATAATTTCCCCCTCAAAAACTTACACATTGCAG GCTGAAAATGAAGCTGAGAGAATTGACTGGATGAACAAAATCACAGGAGTTATTGCGTCACTATTGAATTCTCACTTGCAGCAG CTTCATACAGGGAGAACTGATATGGAAAATAACAATGCTCGTGGTGGCGTTTGTTATGATGTTCGATTACTTGATGACCACGGAAACTTTCCTGATGCCATGAAAGTTAATGAACTGGCCAGCGTATCTAAGGTTCTGAGAGAAATTCCTGGAAATAATCTTTGCGCGGAATGTGGTTCTCCTGATCCTGATTGGGCATCTTTAAATCTTGGCATTTTGATGTGCATCGAATGCTCAGGCGTTCACCGGAACCTTGGTGTTCACATctcaaag GTCAGGTCTATAACATTGGATGTCAAGGTTTGGGAACCTACTATCTTGGATTTATTCCGGATTTTGGGCAATGCTTATTGTAATTCTATATGGGAGGAGTTGTTGCTACCTGAGAATGACAG GAGATCATCTTATGCAGAACAGGTGAATCAAATGCTTTCTTGTCAATTACAAAACCAGGGCCCACAGATGCTAGTCACCAAAAGGAGAAGTACATTCACGCTAAG TATGCAGAAAAACTGCTAG
- the LOC131301666 gene encoding ADP-ribosylation factor GTPase-activating protein AGD2-like isoform X5 translates to MGAFINLDDSPMFQKQVHCLEHTAEELKDRCQRLFKGCKKFMESLGEACNGDTAFADSLEAFGAGQDDPISVSIGGPVLSKFISAFRELATYKELLRTQVEHVLIDRLTHFLSVDLQEAKDSRRRFDKAINGYDQAREKFSYLKKSTRDDIVSEQEEDLHNSKSAFERSRFNLVTALMNVEAKKKYEFLESFSAIMDAHLRYFKLVRFSNCKGYELLSQLEPFIHQVLTYAQQSKELANAEQDNLAKRIQEFRTQAEVDQLRASSNVNASTSAVGINGVGMSSNKIIEAIMQSTAKGEVRTIKQGYLLKHSSSLRADWKRRFFVLDGHGTLYYYRNKGAKPGASPSFQSFSSMEQNSRVFGRFRPRHRRTSSLGEENLAYRTVDLQTSTIKIDADDTDLRLCFRIISPSKTYTLQAENEAERIDWMNKITGVIASLLNSHLQQLHTGRTDMENNNARGGVCYDVRLLDDHGNFPDAMKVNELASVSKVLREIPGNNLCAECGSPDPDWASLNLGILMCIECSGVHRNLGVHISKVRSITLDVKVWEPTILDLFRILGNAYCNSIWEELLLPENDR, encoded by the exons GGAATCTCTGGGAGAAGCATGTAATGGAGACACTGCCTTTGCAGACTCGTTAGAAGCATTCGGTGCTGGCCAAGATGATCCTATCAGTGTATCCATAGGAG GTCCAGTCTTATCCAAGTTCATTTCTGCATTTCGTGAGCTTGCTACTTATAAGGAGCTTCTTCGTACACAA GTAGAGCATGTTTTGATTGATCGTCTCACACACTTTTTGTCTGTTGATCTGCAAGAGGCAAAG GACTCCCGTCGACGATTTGACAAAGCTATAAATGGTTATGATCAG GCCCGAGAAAAGTTTTCATATTTGAAGAAGAGCACAAGGGACGACATTGTGTCGGAACAAGAAGAG GATCTACATAACTCAAAGTCAGCATTTGAGAGGAGCCGCTTTAATCTA GTAACTGCTCTAATGAATGTTGAAGCTAAAAAGAAATATGAGTTCTTGGAGTCTTTCAGTGCAATTATGGATGCTCATCTGAGATACTTTAAGTTGGTGCGTTTCTCAAATTGTAAG GGATATGAGTTGCTAAGCCAGTTGGAGCCATTCATTCACCAG GTGTTGACATATGCGCAACAATCTAAAGAACTGGCCAACGCCGAGCAAGATAATCTTGCAAAAAGAATCCAAGAGTTCAGAACACAAGCAGAGGTGGATCAGTTACGAGCTTCCAGTAATGTTAACGCCTCAACAAGTGCTGTTGGCATAAACGGTGTTGGAATGAGTTCTAACAAAATCATAGAAGCAATTATGCAGTCCACTGCAAAAGGGGAG GTCCGAACAATCAAGCAAGGATATCTCTTAAAACattcctccagcttgagggCCGATTGGAAGAGGCGATTCTTTGTCCTCGACGGTCATGGGACTTTGTACTATTATAGAAATAAGGGTGCCAAACCTGGG GCCTCCCCCTCATTTCAATCATTTAGTTCAATGGAGCAAAATAGTCGGGTATTTGGAAGATTTCGGCCAAGGCACCGTAGGACATCATCTCTTGGTGAGGAAAACTTGGCTTATCGTACTGTTGATCTTCAAACTTCGACCATAAAAATTGATGCGGACGATACAGATCTACGGCTTTGCTTCAGAATAATTTCCCCCTCAAAAACTTACACATTGCAG GCTGAAAATGAAGCTGAGAGAATTGACTGGATGAACAAAATCACAGGAGTTATTGCGTCACTATTGAATTCTCACTTGCAGCAG CTTCATACAGGGAGAACTGATATGGAAAATAACAATGCTCGTGGTGGCGTTTGTTATGATGTTCGATTACTTGATGACCACGGAAACTTTCCTGATGCCATGAAAGTTAATGAACTGGCCAGCGTATCTAAGGTTCTGAGAGAAATTCCTGGAAATAATCTTTGCGCGGAATGTGGTTCTCCTGATCCTGATTGGGCATCTTTAAATCTTGGCATTTTGATGTGCATCGAATGCTCAGGCGTTCACCGGAACCTTGGTGTTCACATctcaaag GTCAGGTCTATAACATTGGATGTCAAGGTTTGGGAACCTACTATCTTGGATTTATTCCGGATTTTGGGCAATGCTTATTGTAATTCTATATGGGAGGAGTTGTTGCTACCTGAGAATGACAG GTGA
- the LOC131301666 gene encoding ADP-ribosylation factor GTPase-activating protein AGD2-like isoform X2, which yields MGAFINLDDSPMFQKQVHCLEHTAEELKDRCQRLFKGCKKFMESLGEACNGDTAFADSLEAFGAGQDDPISVSIGGPVLSKFISAFRELATYKELLRTQVEHVLIDRLTHFLSVDLQEAKDSRRRFDKAINGYDQAREKFSYLKKSTRDDIVSEQEEDLHNSKSAFERSRFNLVTALMNVEAKKKYEFLESFSAIMDAHLRYFKLGYELLSQLEPFIHQVLTYAQQSKELANAEQDNLAKRIQEFRTQAEVDQLRASSNVNASTSAVGINGVGMSSNKIIEAIMQSTAKGEVRTIKQGYLLKHSSSLRADWKRRFFVLDGHGTLYYYRNKGAKPGASPSFQSFSSMEQNSRVFGRFRPRHRRTSSLGEENLAYRTVDLQTSTIKIDADDTDLRLCFRIISPSKTYTLQAENEAERIDWMNKITGVIASLLNSHLQQLHTGRTDMENNNARGGVCYDVRLLDDHGNFPDAMKVNELASVSKVLREIPGNNLCAECGSPDPDWASLNLGILMCIECSGVHRNLGVHISKVRSITLDVKVWEPTILDLFRILGNAYCNSIWEELLLPENDRTGESNAFLSITKPGPTDASHQKEKYIHAKYAEKLLVNKAERASSIPSLAASIWEAVKTNNLQEVYRRIVRSEENIINTTYDDVVSVKLSHHDGEDEPNEGFHAAQKKQYDPVACQKIKDFSKPEDCLHGCSLFHLACHCGNPVMLELLLQFGADINRCDYHGRTPLHHCIAKRNNQLAKFLLKRGARASIKDGGGLVVLERAMEMGAITDEELFVLLSES from the exons GGAATCTCTGGGAGAAGCATGTAATGGAGACACTGCCTTTGCAGACTCGTTAGAAGCATTCGGTGCTGGCCAAGATGATCCTATCAGTGTATCCATAGGAG GTCCAGTCTTATCCAAGTTCATTTCTGCATTTCGTGAGCTTGCTACTTATAAGGAGCTTCTTCGTACACAA GTAGAGCATGTTTTGATTGATCGTCTCACACACTTTTTGTCTGTTGATCTGCAAGAGGCAAAG GACTCCCGTCGACGATTTGACAAAGCTATAAATGGTTATGATCAG GCCCGAGAAAAGTTTTCATATTTGAAGAAGAGCACAAGGGACGACATTGTGTCGGAACAAGAAGAG GATCTACATAACTCAAAGTCAGCATTTGAGAGGAGCCGCTTTAATCTA GTAACTGCTCTAATGAATGTTGAAGCTAAAAAGAAATATGAGTTCTTGGAGTCTTTCAGTGCAATTATGGATGCTCATCTGAGATACTTTAAGTTG GGATATGAGTTGCTAAGCCAGTTGGAGCCATTCATTCACCAG GTGTTGACATATGCGCAACAATCTAAAGAACTGGCCAACGCCGAGCAAGATAATCTTGCAAAAAGAATCCAAGAGTTCAGAACACAAGCAGAGGTGGATCAGTTACGAGCTTCCAGTAATGTTAACGCCTCAACAAGTGCTGTTGGCATAAACGGTGTTGGAATGAGTTCTAACAAAATCATAGAAGCAATTATGCAGTCCACTGCAAAAGGGGAG GTCCGAACAATCAAGCAAGGATATCTCTTAAAACattcctccagcttgagggCCGATTGGAAGAGGCGATTCTTTGTCCTCGACGGTCATGGGACTTTGTACTATTATAGAAATAAGGGTGCCAAACCTGGG GCCTCCCCCTCATTTCAATCATTTAGTTCAATGGAGCAAAATAGTCGGGTATTTGGAAGATTTCGGCCAAGGCACCGTAGGACATCATCTCTTGGTGAGGAAAACTTGGCTTATCGTACTGTTGATCTTCAAACTTCGACCATAAAAATTGATGCGGACGATACAGATCTACGGCTTTGCTTCAGAATAATTTCCCCCTCAAAAACTTACACATTGCAG GCTGAAAATGAAGCTGAGAGAATTGACTGGATGAACAAAATCACAGGAGTTATTGCGTCACTATTGAATTCTCACTTGCAGCAG CTTCATACAGGGAGAACTGATATGGAAAATAACAATGCTCGTGGTGGCGTTTGTTATGATGTTCGATTACTTGATGACCACGGAAACTTTCCTGATGCCATGAAAGTTAATGAACTGGCCAGCGTATCTAAGGTTCTGAGAGAAATTCCTGGAAATAATCTTTGCGCGGAATGTGGTTCTCCTGATCCTGATTGGGCATCTTTAAATCTTGGCATTTTGATGTGCATCGAATGCTCAGGCGTTCACCGGAACCTTGGTGTTCACATctcaaag GTCAGGTCTATAACATTGGATGTCAAGGTTTGGGAACCTACTATCTTGGATTTATTCCGGATTTTGGGCAATGCTTATTGTAATTCTATATGGGAGGAGTTGTTGCTACCTGAGAATGACAG AACAGGTGAATCAAATGCTTTCTTGTCAATTACAAAACCAGGGCCCACAGATGCTAGTCACCAAAAGGAGAAGTACATTCACGCTAAG TATGCAGAAAAACTGCTAGTCAATAAAGCAGAAAGGGCATCTAGCATTCCTTCTCTTGCTGCTAGCATTTGGGAAGCAGTTAAGACTAATAACTTGCAGGAAGTGTATCGCCGTATTGTGAGATCAGAGGAGAACATCATCAACACCACCTATGATGACGTTGTCAGTGTCAAGTTGTCTCACCATGATGGTGAAGACGAACCCAACGAAGGCTTTCATGCTGCGCAAAAGAAACAATACGATCCAGTGGCCTGCCAGAAAATTAAGGATTTCAGCAAGCCTGAAGACTGTCTTCACGGATGTTCGTTGTTTCATCTGGCATGTCACTGTGGCAATCCAGTGATGCTTGAGCTGTTGCTGCAATTTGGTGCAGACATAAACAGGTGTGACTACCATGGAAGAACTCCACTGCATCATTGCATTGCCAAAAGAAACAACCAATTGGCCAAGTTTCTACTTAAGAG AGGCGCGCGTGCATCGATCAAAGATGGTGGGGGCCTAGTTGTGCTGGAAAGGGCTATGGAGATGGGAGCCATAACTGATGAGGagctttttgttttgctttccgAGTCCTAG